The proteins below are encoded in one region of Qipengyuania sp. HL-TH1:
- a CDS encoding ATPase: protein MRKRSLIQAVDQTTDDTATETEGSEGVAQPISNETEEVFEEEWYAEPEPVRSVAWVVPALAILAILGWTGFFGWAHQAEIIAAPAPAAWTGLVTQWAVPVLLIVSLWLLAMRNSTREARRFSDVAQTLSAQSAELETRLVTVNRELSLAREFLATQTKELDYLGRTATERLSEHAERLQALVGENGEQVDAIARVSVTALENMDKLRDNLPVIANSAKDVSNQIGGAGREAQSQLDELVQGFERLNEFGSASERQVGSLRKRIDEALEAFSAQADQLGTITTQRFAELRDNSESFRGELDSREVAALASIRARFETLRDEMAEADAVTAKERDAAMDSLRDRLDTMRRETAEAATAIRDGEAHALTAWRNQIEEMQERLREAIGEVTRIDDAALDAANSRLTDLFGQAETVDARLIERNRLFTEETGRRQSELSQAEEAAHAQLTERLAVLDEAIAERRAAQAEQLALMAAEGDELGERIAALGPMFQAISAQGREARVELTAGIAALTAKLDESRGALDDTDGAVSDLTDASVRLLELIQASAKHSRDDLPVAMEASEARLAEIERRAEEVKNLLDQAKSAGEALTASMDTADLRSREAMAGVEDFHTRFGDTSASQVEGIERLRGSLAELGEESAAISARAQGELRDAIGALETSAREALAAIETEQAERIAHIASKVGEQSAQAIDEALREHTVEAISSLDLATERSAEAGREVMRQLRDQLAKVNELTGNLENRISHARERATEDVDNDFSRRVALITESLNSNAIDIAKVLSTEVTDTAWASYLRGDRGIFTRRAVRLLDNTEAREIAELYDADHDFREHVSRYIHDFEAMLRTMLSTRDGNAVSVTLLSSDMGKLYVVLAQALERLRQ from the coding sequence ATGAGAAAGCGCTCGCTGATCCAGGCCGTCGACCAGACGACCGATGACACCGCCACGGAAACCGAAGGTTCCGAGGGGGTTGCCCAACCAATTTCGAACGAGACTGAAGAGGTCTTCGAAGAGGAATGGTATGCGGAGCCCGAACCGGTACGCAGTGTTGCATGGGTGGTCCCGGCGCTTGCCATTCTCGCGATCCTTGGCTGGACCGGTTTCTTTGGCTGGGCTCATCAGGCCGAAATTATCGCCGCCCCTGCCCCGGCCGCCTGGACCGGCCTCGTTACGCAGTGGGCAGTCCCGGTGCTGCTTATCGTCTCGCTCTGGCTGCTTGCCATGCGCAATTCCACCCGCGAGGCACGGCGTTTTTCCGATGTTGCGCAGACGCTGTCGGCGCAATCCGCCGAACTCGAAACGCGCCTCGTCACCGTCAACCGCGAGTTGAGCCTGGCGCGGGAATTCCTCGCGACCCAGACCAAGGAACTCGACTATCTCGGACGCACCGCGACCGAGCGTTTGTCCGAACATGCCGAACGCCTGCAGGCGCTGGTCGGCGAGAATGGCGAACAGGTCGACGCGATCGCCCGTGTCAGCGTTACTGCGCTGGAAAACATGGATAAACTGCGCGACAACCTCCCGGTCATCGCCAATTCGGCCAAAGATGTTTCGAACCAGATCGGCGGCGCCGGCCGCGAAGCGCAGAGCCAGCTCGATGAATTGGTCCAGGGTTTCGAACGGCTCAACGAATTCGGTTCGGCGAGCGAACGCCAGGTCGGATCGCTGCGCAAGCGGATCGACGAAGCGCTCGAGGCCTTCTCCGCGCAGGCCGACCAGCTCGGCACGATCACCACGCAGCGCTTTGCCGAACTGCGCGACAACAGCGAAAGCTTTCGCGGCGAACTCGACAGCCGCGAGGTTGCCGCGCTGGCCTCGATCCGCGCCCGCTTCGAAACCCTGCGTGACGAGATGGCCGAGGCCGATGCCGTCACCGCCAAGGAACGCGACGCGGCGATGGACAGCCTGCGCGACCGTCTCGACACCATGCGCCGGGAAACCGCCGAAGCCGCCACTGCGATCCGCGACGGCGAGGCGCATGCCCTGACAGCGTGGCGCAACCAGATCGAGGAGATGCAGGAACGGCTGCGCGAGGCAATTGGCGAAGTCACACGGATCGACGATGCCGCGCTCGACGCCGCCAATTCGCGGCTCACCGATCTGTTCGGGCAGGCCGAGACGGTCGATGCCCGCCTGATCGAGCGCAATCGCCTGTTCACCGAAGAGACTGGCCGCCGGCAGTCCGAATTGTCACAGGCGGAGGAAGCCGCGCATGCGCAGCTGACCGAGCGTCTTGCGGTGCTCGACGAAGCGATCGCAGAACGCCGCGCGGCGCAGGCTGAACAGCTGGCGCTGATGGCCGCCGAAGGAGACGAGCTGGGCGAACGGATCGCCGCGCTCGGCCCGATGTTCCAGGCCATATCGGCACAGGGCCGCGAGGCGCGCGTGGAGCTTACCGCGGGCATCGCGGCGCTGACCGCCAAGCTCGACGAAAGCCGCGGCGCGCTCGACGACACCGATGGCGCGGTCTCCGACCTGACCGATGCCAGCGTCCGCCTGCTCGAGCTTATCCAGGCGAGCGCCAAGCACAGCCGTGACGATTTGCCCGTGGCGATGGAAGCGAGCGAGGCGCGCCTTGCCGAGATCGAACGCCGGGCGGAAGAGGTCAAAAACCTGCTCGACCAGGCCAAATCGGCGGGCGAAGCGCTCACCGCGAGCATGGACACCGCCGACCTGCGCAGCCGCGAGGCGATGGCCGGGGTCGAGGACTTCCATACGCGTTTCGGCGACACTTCCGCCTCGCAGGTCGAAGGGATCGAGCGCCTGCGCGGTAGCCTCGCCGAGCTGGGCGAAGAAAGCGCTGCCATCTCGGCACGCGCACAGGGCGAATTGCGCGATGCGATCGGTGCGCTGGAAACAAGTGCGCGCGAGGCGCTCGCCGCAATCGAGACCGAACAGGCCGAACGGATCGCCCATATCGCCAGCAAGGTCGGCGAACAAAGCGCCCAGGCCATTGACGAGGCGCTACGCGAGCACACCGTGGAAGCGATCAGCTCGCTCGATCTGGCCACCGAGCGCTCGGCCGAGGCCGGCCGCGAAGTCATGCGCCAGCTGCGCGACCAGCTGGCCAAGGTCAACGAGCTGACCGGCAATCTGGAAAACCGCATCTCGCATGCGCGCGAGCGCGCGACCGAGGATGTCGACAACGATTTCTCGCGCCGGGTCGCGCTGATTACCGAGAGCCTCAATTCGAACGCCATCGACATCGCCAAGGTGCTGTCGACCGAGGTCACCGATACCGCCTGGGCCAGCTATCTGCGCGGCGACCGCGGTATCTTCACCCGGCGCGCGGTGCGGCTGCTCGACAATACCGAAGCGCGCGAAATTGCCGAACTCTACGACGCCGACCACGATTTCCGCGAGCATGTCAGCCGCTATATTCACGATTTCGAGGCGATGCTGCGGACCATGCTGTCGACCCGCGATGGCAATGCGGTCAGCGTTACGCTGCTCAGCAGCGATATGGGCAAGCTCTATGTGGTGCTCGCACAGGCGCTCGAACGCCTGCGGCAGTAA
- a CDS encoding DUF1467 family protein: MQWTSIVAIYFLFFVFSAFVLLPFGVRTHDEAGVAKIPGQADSAPVEFRGWRLLGRAAILAAIVTAAYVLNYINGWITIDDLAVWGPSFE, translated from the coding sequence ATGCAATGGACCAGCATAGTCGCGATCTATTTCCTGTTCTTCGTCTTCAGCGCCTTCGTGCTGCTGCCCTTCGGCGTACGCACGCATGACGAGGCGGGGGTGGCGAAGATCCCCGGCCAGGCCGACAGCGCTCCGGTCGAATTTCGCGGGTGGCGGCTGCTCGGACGCGCGGCGATCCTCGCGGCCATCGTCACCGCCGCCTATGTGCTCAACTATATCAATGGCTGGATCACAATCGACGACCTTGCCGTCTGGGGGCCGTCCTTCGAGTGA
- a CDS encoding ribonuclease J, translating to MKKDFTPEDELLFLALGGSGEIGMNVNLYGCQGRWLMVDLGMTFSGDQYPGVDLVFADLEFIEERSKQLDAIVLTHAHEDHIGAVPYFAADLGVPIYATPFTADLVRRKLSEAGLVDEVELHVIPDDHGSFEVGPFEITYLPLAHSIAEGNALLIDTPHGRIFHTGDWKLDEDPIIGEPTTEAELTEIGDEGVLALVCDSTNVFNPAPSGSEGAVHKGLLEEVQRHAGKRVLVTTFASNVARLQTLGDVARETGRQVCVAGRSLDRIIEVAQDNGYLEDFPEPVDFDTAMGLPRGEILILATGGQGEPRAALARVADENHPIELVSGDVVLFSSRQIPGNELSIGIVQNKLAARGITMVTDRQSMIHVSGHPGRPELEALYGWLRPEILVPVHGEMRHMQEQGRVGKASGIPEQVVQQNGDLVRLAPGAPGKIAEVKAGRLVLDGDIIVPANGEAIAMRRRIMREGVVIVALDGDLNPRIDSLGLPLDEDYESFVAEAVSDIRTAIGKLRGADRRNEGSVHEAARLAARRAAQRWSGKRPQVRVIVPNL from the coding sequence GTGAAGAAGGATTTCACTCCCGAAGACGAACTGCTGTTCCTCGCGCTTGGCGGCTCGGGCGAAATCGGCATGAACGTCAACCTCTACGGTTGCCAGGGCCGGTGGCTGATGGTCGATCTGGGCATGACCTTTTCGGGGGATCAGTACCCGGGTGTCGACCTGGTCTTCGCCGATCTGGAATTTATCGAAGAACGCAGCAAGCAACTCGACGCGATCGTGCTGACCCATGCGCATGAGGATCATATCGGCGCTGTGCCCTATTTCGCGGCCGATCTGGGCGTGCCGATCTATGCCACGCCGTTCACTGCCGACCTTGTTCGCCGCAAATTGTCCGAAGCGGGACTGGTCGACGAGGTCGAACTGCATGTAATTCCGGACGACCACGGCAGTTTCGAAGTCGGCCCGTTCGAGATCACCTATCTCCCGCTCGCGCATTCGATCGCCGAGGGCAATGCGCTGCTGATCGATACGCCCCACGGGCGCATTTTCCACACCGGCGATTGGAAGCTCGACGAAGACCCGATCATCGGCGAGCCGACGACCGAGGCAGAGCTGACCGAGATCGGCGACGAGGGCGTGCTCGCGCTGGTCTGCGACAGCACCAATGTCTTCAACCCCGCGCCCAGCGGATCCGAAGGCGCGGTCCACAAGGGGCTGCTCGAAGAAGTCCAGCGGCATGCGGGCAAGCGCGTGCTGGTGACGACCTTCGCCAGCAATGTCGCGCGGCTGCAGACGCTGGGCGATGTCGCACGCGAAACCGGGCGTCAGGTATGCGTTGCGGGGCGTTCGCTCGACCGCATCATCGAGGTGGCGCAGGACAATGGCTATCTCGAGGATTTCCCTGAGCCGGTCGATTTCGATACCGCCATGGGACTGCCGCGCGGCGAGATACTCATCCTCGCTACCGGCGGGCAGGGCGAGCCCCGCGCCGCGCTGGCGCGGGTGGCGGATGAAAACCACCCGATCGAACTGGTCAGCGGCGATGTCGTGCTGTTTTCGAGCCGGCAGATCCCGGGCAATGAACTGTCCATCGGGATCGTGCAGAACAAGCTCGCGGCGCGTGGTATCACCATGGTCACCGACCGGCAGAGCATGATCCACGTATCGGGCCATCCCGGGCGCCCCGAACTCGAAGCGCTCTATGGCTGGCTACGGCCCGAAATCCTCGTCCCCGTTCATGGCGAGATGCGGCACATGCAGGAACAGGGCCGCGTCGGGAAGGCCAGCGGCATCCCCGAACAGGTCGTGCAACAGAATGGCGACCTTGTCCGCCTCGCGCCCGGCGCACCCGGCAAGATTGCCGAGGTCAAGGCGGGGCGGCTCGTCCTCGACGGCGACATCATCGTACCTGCCAATGGCGAGGCGATTGCCATGCGCCGCCGGATCATGCGCGAAGGCGTGGTGATCGTGGCGCTCGACGGCGATCTCAACCCCCGCATCGACAGTCTCGGACTGCCGCTCGACGAGGATTACGAGAGCTTCGTCGCCGAGGCGGTCAGCGATATCCGCACGGCCATCGGCAAGCTGCGCGGCGCCGACCGGCGCAATGAAGGCAGCGTGCACGAAGCGGCGCGTCTGGCTGCACGGCGCGCGGCACAGCGCTGGTCGGGCAAGCGCCCGCAGGTCCGCGTGATCGTGCCCAACCTGTAG